A window from Sinanaerobacter sp. ZZT-01 encodes these proteins:
- a CDS encoding ABC transporter permease, translating into MLRIIKAEFLKLKRFHILLVGLIGMALPAILSVFTQAVATPEVTTQNFDFSALFNSTLWNSATVFMPVIFTLIGGYLINREYTDNTLKNILPVPVSFQLLLFGKLLAMGILSVLFGFYCYVITLIVGLLSGILGLSITVLFTGLLQMLGISIFTYIAVLPIIAFTSRKPGIFMGGVIVSFLFGYSAMFIKNVTMRSLYPILSGLTVMRFDTRTFMNTSEPGNLTLSMLSLAVMLLLTIVIVILTNPMQSAYKSKKHKIADIFLRQGQKGR; encoded by the coding sequence ATGCTTCGTATTATAAAAGCTGAATTTCTAAAATTAAAGAGATTTCATATTTTGCTCGTTGGCCTCATCGGTATGGCGCTTCCAGCAATTTTGTCTGTATTCACGCAGGCAGTCGCCACTCCAGAGGTCACAACACAGAATTTTGACTTTTCCGCTCTTTTTAACAGTACCCTATGGAATAGCGCAACAGTTTTTATGCCTGTAATTTTTACATTGATCGGGGGGTATTTAATTAACCGGGAATACACAGATAATACTTTGAAAAACATATTACCTGTTCCGGTAAGTTTTCAGCTCCTGTTGTTCGGAAAACTGCTGGCAATGGGAATCTTAAGTGTACTGTTCGGGTTTTACTGTTATGTAATAACACTGATTGTCGGATTGTTGTCCGGTATTTTAGGGCTGAGTATTACTGTTTTGTTCACAGGTCTTTTACAAATGTTAGGAATATCGATTTTCACATATATTGCGGTTCTGCCAATCATTGCTTTTACAAGCAGGAAACCGGGAATTTTTATGGGTGGTGTTATCGTATCTTTTCTGTTCGGATATTCTGCTATGTTTATCAAGAATGTCACAATGCGAAGTCTGTACCCGATCTTGTCGGGATTAACGGTTATGAGATTTGATACAAGAACATTCATGAATACTTCCGAACCTGGAAATCTCACTTTATCCATGTTATCCCTGGCGGTCATGCTTTTACTCACAATTGTGATTGTGATACTGACAAATCCAATGCAATCGGCTTACAAAAGTAAAAAACACAAAATTGCCGATATCTTTCTCAGACAGGGGCAGAAGGGGCGATGA
- a CDS encoding ABC transporter permease — translation MLNLLLSEFKKFKRKKIFFFGILAAFIFPLFYALLLADSTFTSLQSGVREDNAFLLLIPLLIILAANLFFVEQDNDTLKNLLCIPVSKNQLVLVKLLVLLIFSVAFQLMGFAVSTAIAVSQNIPPTDFAFQFSLTVSSGLLMWAAALPCIVLVVWFNKSYILSTIIVFFYTLLNYVMHFSDAIMMQPLGINAGTLMPVPMIFRWLYQFYTPTGEIQTEFYNRFSQYFVPAPVCFGVLLLEAVVCMYLMIRIYQRREI, via the coding sequence AAAATTTAAAAGAAAGAAAATATTTTTCTTTGGAATACTGGCAGCTTTCATTTTCCCTCTTTTTTATGCACTATTGTTAGCCGATTCCACTTTTACAAGTCTCCAATCCGGAGTAAGAGAGGATAACGCCTTTTTGCTTTTAATACCTTTGCTGATTATCTTAGCTGCTAATCTGTTTTTTGTCGAGCAGGACAATGATACATTGAAAAATCTGCTTTGTATACCGGTATCAAAAAATCAATTGGTTCTTGTAAAGTTATTGGTTCTGCTAATATTTTCAGTCGCATTTCAGTTAATGGGTTTTGCAGTAAGCACAGCAATCGCTGTTTCTCAAAATATCCCGCCGACTGATTTTGCTTTTCAATTTTCGCTCACAGTCTCATCAGGGCTACTCATGTGGGCTGCTGCGCTTCCCTGCATTGTTCTGGTTGTATGGTTTAATAAAAGCTATATTCTCTCAACGATTATCGTGTTCTTTTACACTCTGCTAAATTATGTGATGCATTTTAGCGATGCGATTATGATGCAGCCTTTAGGAATAAATGCCGGAACCCTTATGCCCGTTCCTATGATTTTTCGGTGGTTGTATCAATTTTACACGCCCACTGGTGAAATCCAAACAGAATTCTACAATCGGTTCAGTCAATACTTTGTGCCAGCTCCTGTATGCTTTGGTGTACTTTTATTGGAAGCGGTCGTTTGTATGTATTTGATGATTCGCATCTATCAACGTAGAGAAATTTGA